GTGTGTGTACATCCGATCTGTATTTGCAAACCAGAAACAAATATCAATGCAATGAAAAGCCCGCATTCGTCCATTGTAAAGGTTGGGCTCCCATCCAAACCAAGCCATGTATACAGGCGCTTTTTGAGAAGATTTCGCATTGCCACAGGCCACTGCATTTTGTCGGTTTGAGGCCGCAAGGGTCATGATTTCAGCAGGTTTTTTATCTGGGAAATTAGCGGCATACGCTTGGTATACCTTCTCGGCATTTTCCCCAAATCTTGATTTGAGTCCTTCAATGGCTTGTTCTGGGCCGCCCGCTTCCAAGGCAGGATTCGTTCTTGTGGCTCCCCATTCATGAAAGGTCGTACAAATCATCAGCGGCATTTCTGCCTCATGGCTGTTTGGATCTGAAAAGAACTGTCCTTTGGGAACATGAATTCCATCCGCCACCGGACCAAAACCGCCTCTAAATCCAGGCTGAGGATTTTCTTTTCTCATCCGATCTAGAGCTTTGTTAGCAATATCGATATAGGTTCTCCAAGGAATTTCCTGAAGTTTATGAATCTCTCCAGGATTTAGGCCAGCTTCCTCCAAGACATATTGTCCTAACTTTCTGCTATAGTCTTGATCATTAGCTCTAAGCATACTTCCACTCAATGCGACGCCTTTATGAACTAGTCCCTTGGAGGCAGGCATGGCCATTGTGCAAGTTACTTTTGCACCTCCTCCAGATTGTCCCATGATGGTCACGTTAGTTGGGTCTCCTCCGAAGTTGGAAATATTGTCCCGTACCCAATGAAGCGATGCGATGATGTCCAATTGGCTGACATTTCCGGATGCAGAAAAGGCGTCCCCTCCTACTCCAGACAAGTCCGTAAAACCAAGTGGACCCAATCGATGATTGATCGATACAAAAACTATTTCATCGGTTTTTGCAAGGTTTTCCCCATGGTATCCGTCTTGTTCGATTCCATTTCCATTTGTAAATCCTCCTCCATGCAACCAAACCAAAACAGGTCTCTTTTTCCCATCTGCAATCCCTTTGGTCCACACGTTCAGTTTCAAACAATCTTCACTGACGTCGTCATAGTTCCAGTGGTCTGCAAATGAATAATGGACATTTGCATATCGATTGTCCATGATCTGTGGAGCAGTGTTTCCCCACCAAAGGCAATCTTTGATTCCATCCCATTTTTCAGGTTTTTGAGGAGGCATGAATCGGTTTTTTCCGGCTGTATTTGCGCCGTAAGGCACGCCTAAAAAGGTATAGACACCATTGAGTTGGTAGCCTCTGATTTTTCCGAAACCTGTATTAGCGATGGCAATTTCATCCCCGATGTGTAGGATTTGATCCTCTTCAGATTCGGAATGAGAAGTCTGAACTTTTGCATTGCTGGCAAAGGGAACAGCTGCCAATCCGGCTGTTCCAAGCCCGATTTTTTGCAGAAAGTCGCGTCGATTATTTTTTTTCATTAGGTATGGGTTTAAGTCAATCTCTATTGTCTCAATATGAGAAAATGATTGAATTCATCCTAATGGAAAATGATGTTCGGTAACTCGTGTTGACTGATTAAAAGGATTTTAGCGATTAAAAATCTCCTCAAGATTTAGCCTATTTTCCCATCTCCATTGATGTCTTTTCCGGTTTGCTCCTCGAGGATTTGAAGCGCTTGAATCAAAAGCTCTCGAGTTTTTTGCAGTTCCCGTTCTAAATTGGCTACTCTAGCCTCCAGCCCGGCGGCACGTGAACTTTGTTCGGAGATTTGGCTTTGTTGGATTAAGTCCCAAAATAGTCCCATAGGATTTTATTTTATTAGGTTTAAAGAATTCTGGATCAAGTGAAATCAATCTTGGTTCAACTCGTTTGTCGAATTGATATCCGTAAATCGGTTTTCGTAATCGGTAATTGACGGATTCGGATTCCTACTGCAGCAAATATGGCATTGGTCACAGCCGGAGCAATGAGCGGGGTGCTAGGTTCTCCAGCCCCACCTGGAGGATTACCTGAATTGATAATATAGGTTTCAATTTTTGGGGCTTCATGCATTCGCGTTACCGGGTAATTGTGAAAATTTCCTTGAGCCACTGCTCCATTTTCGATGGTGATTTCACCGGTCATAGCTGCTGCTAAACCGTAAATTATTCCACTTTCCATTTGAGCTTTGAAGCCATCAGGATTAATAGCAAACCCTGGGTCTGCCACGCAAATTACCCGGTGAACTTTCACTTTTCCTTCTAAGGTGACTTCTACTTCTGCAACTTCTGCGACTACGGAGCCGAAGGATTCACCGATTGCTATCCCTCTACCCCAATTGGCCGGAAGTGCTGATCCCCAATTTGATTTTTCCTGAGCTAAGTCTAAAACAGCCAGAAGTCTAGATTTATCCTTGATCAGATTTTTTCGGTAAAGAAGTGGATCTTGTTTTGCCGAATGAGCCATTTCATCAATAAATGACTCAGTCACAAATCCATGGGTAGAATGGTCTACACTTCGCCAATTCCCCCAAGGTACATGGGATTTTGGACTGGAATATTGAATCAATTGATTGGGTACTGCATAAGGAATATCGGCAGCTTCTGGTGGGTGATGTTTAAAAATAAATTGGTGGGAATAGGCAACGGGAAGTCCAGATTCGTCCAATCCCGCTTTTAATCTACTGATGGTGGCTTCACGATATACATCATGTTGGAGATCTTCTTCTCTGGACCAAATCAATTTTACGGGGAAATCAACCTCTTTGGCAATCAAAACGGCTTGTTTGATCACATCTGTTTCAGATCGTCGTCCGAATCCTCCACCCAAAAGCTGATTGTGAATGATCACTTGGTCCAAATCCAAATCCAGGATTTCTGCTACAGTGGCTTTGGCGCCGAGCGGATTTTGACTCCCACACCAGATTTCACATTTTCCTTCTTGTACCCAGGCAGTACAATTCATAGGTTCCATGGTCGCATGGGCCAGAAAGGGAAGTTGATATTCAGCTTCCAATAAGACTTTAGCCTCTTGAAGTGAGAGTTCAGTATCACCTCGTTTATGATGAAGTTCTAAATTTCCATTAGCCAAATCTTCCTCCATGGCTTTTCGATAGTTGGCCAGGATTTCTTCTTGATTCAGTTTATCCTCAGCTGTCGATTCAAAAGAGATTGGAAGTGTATCAAGTGCGATTTTCGTTTGCCAATACCCATCCGCTATCACAGCTACCGCATCGCCGAGGTTGATTATTTTGTGAATCCCAGCTGAGTTTGAAGGGATAGTGGTATCCACAGATTTTACCTTACTTCCAAAAACCGGAGCGGTTTTAAGTGTGGCATATTTCATTCCCGGAACCTGTACATCTATCCCAAATTTTGCCTCACCTGTCACCTTTGCAGGGATATCTATTCTAGGCTGGGAAGTCCCCATCAGCTTAAATTCTTCCTGCGTTTTTAGCTTGGGATTCGAAGGTGTGCTAACCTTGGCTGCCTGAGGGGCAAGGTCCCCAAAGCTGGCAGTCCGGTTGGACTTCGGATGGGAAATAGTACTCTTTTCGGCTATTAATTCTTCAACTGGCACATTCCAGGAATTTGCAGCCGCTTGAAGAAGCATTTCTTTGGCTGAAGCTCCTGCGATTCGCATGGCATCCTGACCGGTAAATCTGACTGATGCACTTCCGCCTGTAATTTGAAAATTAAGTGACTTTACAGCCGTCAGAAATACACCATCTATAGTCTCTTCCAAGAATTTGGGAAAATGAGCATTTCCTGCAATAAAGCCTTTGGCCACAGAATAGTTTGCATATTCTTTTTCTGCAGGAGCTTCTTGGATTTTTACTTTCTCCCAATCTGCCTCCATTTCATCTGCAAGCATCATAGCCAATGCGGTATGAATCCCTTGGCCCATTTCAGCATGAGGAATAATTGCCGTGATGGTATTGTCAGGAGCGATTTTAAGCCAAATATTCATCACTGTTTCTTCAGCGGAAGCAATTAAACCTGCAACTTTTGAAGCGCGATTTCCCGGGCGAATCGCTATTCCCAAGACCAATGTTCCACTTGCCAATACTCCCGTACCAATGAAGGCCCTTCTAGTCCATTTTTTCATTTGATCTGTGGATTAAAGTGTTGAAGATTGAATGGCTTCCGATGCACGTTTGATGGCAGATCTAATTCTTCCGTACATGCCACATCTGCAGATATTTCCTGACATAGCTTCATCGATTTGTTCATCAGTGGGAATTGGATGCTCATTTAAAAGTGCCACAGCTGACATGATTTGGCCAGATTGACAATACCCGCATTGAGGTGTTTGCTCTTCAATCCAAGCTTGTTGGACAATATGAAGTGTTTTATTTTCTGAGGCGATTCCCTCTATAGTTGTTACGTTTTTACCTTCGGCGGTTGAGGCTGGAGTTATGCAAGAACGAATGGGCTGACCGTCCAAATGAACCGTACATGCTCCACATTGTGCGATGCCGCATCCAAATTTTGTTCCTGTCAATCCGCATTGTTCCCGGATTACCCAAAGTAAAGGCACGCCGTTCTCAGTTTGAACGTCGAATTCATTTCCGTTTATAGTCAGTTTGGTCATTTTTAAGGAAAGAATGTTCTATAAGGTCACTTTCAAAAGCTTAACTCTCCATCGCTAAGCCCTGTTTATAATTTTAATGCTTGTGCTCTAATCGGTGTTTTTTAAGGATATCGTCTCCAAAATCATTTCCTTTTTCTCTCCAAATACTATGGATGTGGTTGGCGTTATCCAGGAATCCAACATTGTCATATTCGATCAAAAAATCAGGACTATGAATGATGTAATAATGCGCCTTCATCGGTTCATAACTCCCGATCCATGCGAAATAAATTGATTCCATTCCGCTCTTGTGAAGCTTGCTTAAGTATTCTTCTGCTTTTTGATGATCCAAATTTCCAATGTATTCTTCGATTAGATAGTGGAGGATTTTTTGCTGGCCATCATTGAGTTCAGAGCCTTTGATTCCTCGGAATTCTTCTAGCCATTGAGGTCGATCAGGGCTAGTTATAATGTCTCCGGGCACTTTTTCGCTTAAGGTAGCTTTGGCCTTTTGAGTCTCATCCAAAGCATTGATCAGCCAAAACCCATAATCTTCTTCCTTGCTTAGGGGACGTAGGCCTGCATATTGTGTAGCCTCAACTAAGGCCGGATCGGAACCCATAAATAGTGGAGTCATAGAAATTAGGTCTCCAGCTGCTGTGATGTTAAGCGAAAGGTGATGTCCTTCAAACTTTAGTCCCCAAACGTCCTCGTCGGGATGTCCAGCAATCGCCAAGTAATAATTTCCATAATCCCAATTCAGCTTTCGAATAAACTCCATACTCCGCTCATTCACTTTTCCTTGCTGAAATTGGATCTCAAAAAGTTCATGCAAGATGTCGTCTACTTGCATGATAGCAAAGGTCTTTAAATATCCTTGGGAGCTTAAAATGGAGCTCAACACTTTATGAAACGCAATTTTGCTATTCTCGGAAAGGTCACCGTACCGTAATCCAGCTCGAGGAGCAAGTCCCAAGGGTAGATTGGTCCAATTGGTCCTTGCACTATCTTCCATGCTGATCAAGACCTGCTTTGCTTGGTCTTCTGAAAGCGTGGTCAAGAATTTGGAGACTTTGGTTTTCACTAAAGCAGCATCTTGAGCGTAGCATGACATAGCGATACTAAAACTGAAAAACAAAATCAAAATGAGATTTTTCATATCCTTTGAAGTTTAGGAAAAGGTACATAATTCAGTCGGTAAATGGATTACCATGGGCTCTCACCAATTTGACAAGCTTGTTAATTCTGGTTTTTTCTTGAGAAGACTTTTAGGCTTTTTTCTTGAGATAATGTCCAAGAATTAATTTTTGGTTAGCTCACAGATTTCTTCAGCACTTTCTGTTTCGATGGTATAATGGACAAATGGATACTCCAAGAGCACTTTTCGGATCTTGGTTTTTACTTCTAGAATTTTTGAAGGAGAAATTTCAGCTGTCAATTTCACGTGAGTCGTAAAGACATGATGCTCTCCGTCTAAGGACCAAATGTGAGTTTGATGAACTGATTCAACTCCTTCAAGCTCTAAGATTTTTCCCTCAATTTCAGATTTGCTGACATCCTTGGGTTGGCCCTGAAGAAACAGAAAAACCGTTTCTTGGAGCCTTTTAAACACATTCCAAAGAATAAAGCAGGTAATAGCCAAGGAAAGAATCGGATCGATGTACGGCGATTTTACAATCAATAGGATT
Above is a window of Algoriphagus sanaruensis DNA encoding:
- a CDS encoding xanthine dehydrogenase family protein molybdopterin-binding subunit; translated protein: MKKWTRRAFIGTGVLASGTLVLGIAIRPGNRASKVAGLIASAEETVMNIWLKIAPDNTITAIIPHAEMGQGIHTALAMMLADEMEADWEKVKIQEAPAEKEYANYSVAKGFIAGNAHFPKFLEETIDGVFLTAVKSLNFQITGGSASVRFTGQDAMRIAGASAKEMLLQAAANSWNVPVEELIAEKSTISHPKSNRTASFGDLAPQAAKVSTPSNPKLKTQEEFKLMGTSQPRIDIPAKVTGEAKFGIDVQVPGMKYATLKTAPVFGSKVKSVDTTIPSNSAGIHKIINLGDAVAVIADGYWQTKIALDTLPISFESTAEDKLNQEEILANYRKAMEEDLANGNLELHHKRGDTELSLQEAKVLLEAEYQLPFLAHATMEPMNCTAWVQEGKCEIWCGSQNPLGAKATVAEILDLDLDQVIIHNQLLGGGFGRRSETDVIKQAVLIAKEVDFPVKLIWSREEDLQHDVYREATISRLKAGLDESGLPVAYSHQFIFKHHPPEAADIPYAVPNQLIQYSSPKSHVPWGNWRSVDHSTHGFVTESFIDEMAHSAKQDPLLYRKNLIKDKSRLLAVLDLAQEKSNWGSALPANWGRGIAIGESFGSVVAEVAEVEVTLEGKVKVHRVICVADPGFAINPDGFKAQMESGIIYGLAAAMTGEITIENGAVAQGNFHNYPVTRMHEAPKIETYIINSGNPPGGAGEPSTPLIAPAVTNAIFAAVGIRIRQLPITKTDLRISIRQTS
- a CDS encoding (2Fe-2S)-binding protein — translated: MTKLTINGNEFDVQTENGVPLLWVIREQCGLTGTKFGCGIAQCGACTVHLDGQPIRSCITPASTAEGKNVTTIEGIASENKTLHIVQQAWIEEQTPQCGYCQSGQIMSAVALLNEHPIPTDEQIDEAMSGNICRCGMYGRIRSAIKRASEAIQSSTL
- a CDS encoding DUF3500 domain-containing protein: MKNLILILFFSFSIAMSCYAQDAALVKTKVSKFLTTLSEDQAKQVLISMEDSARTNWTNLPLGLAPRAGLRYGDLSENSKIAFHKVLSSILSSQGYLKTFAIMQVDDILHELFEIQFQQGKVNERSMEFIRKLNWDYGNYYLAIAGHPDEDVWGLKFEGHHLSLNITAAGDLISMTPLFMGSDPALVEATQYAGLRPLSKEEDYGFWLINALDETQKAKATLSEKVPGDIITSPDRPQWLEEFRGIKGSELNDGQQKILHYLIEEYIGNLDHQKAEEYLSKLHKSGMESIYFAWIGSYEPMKAHYYIIHSPDFLIEYDNVGFLDNANHIHSIWREKGNDFGDDILKKHRLEHKH
- a CDS encoding carboxylesterase/lipase family protein; this translates as MKKNNRRDFLQKIGLGTAGLAAVPFASNAKVQTSHSESEEDQILHIGDEIAIANTGFGKIRGYQLNGVYTFLGVPYGANTAGKNRFMPPQKPEKWDGIKDCLWWGNTAPQIMDNRYANVHYSFADHWNYDDVSEDCLKLNVWTKGIADGKKRPVLVWLHGGGFTNGNGIEQDGYHGENLAKTDEIVFVSINHRLGPLGFTDLSGVGGDAFSASGNVSQLDIIASLHWVRDNISNFGGDPTNVTIMGQSGGGAKVTCTMAMPASKGLVHKGVALSGSMLRANDQDYSRKLGQYVLEEAGLNPGEIHKLQEIPWRTYIDIANKALDRMRKENPQPGFRGGFGPVADGIHVPKGQFFSDPNSHEAEMPLMICTTFHEWGATRTNPALEAGGPEQAIEGLKSRFGENAEKVYQAYAANFPDKKPAEIMTLAASNRQNAVACGNAKSSQKAPVYMAWFGWEPNLYNGRMRAFHCIDICFWFANTDRMYTHTGGGKRPRLLSEKMTASLLAFMKTGNPNAQGLPSWPKFTAANGETMILNDTCEVKNDPDRAARKALPVA